The Altererythrobacter sp. ZODW24 genome window below encodes:
- a CDS encoding sulfatase-like hydrolase/transferase, which produces MNLVKPLLLGGAFVLSAASVTERLTSIESTGGKAIYLILLAMCWIGVIGAAYIWNSMFRWIWAIVLPLAGGMMGVFTAASQQFMTYDAFVNMVHSAGFIGDAWVQNRSAFFAILPATLLMMFGIGLRPRQRLPRFRPVLCVAPLGVLVVLTGLLFMRGGDGGRGLPGGFVVSAYGLLLGYENVTGETGQRKDVLFAPETKPQHRNIVLLVDESIAPAYLDINSPVGVNTPLSKAHDELAIHNFGVAAAVTGCSVGTNVTLRHGGTRDAYQRYNATYPSVWAYAHAAGMRTVYLDGQRSGGAMQNMMDDAERALIDEFNQFGDVPVVDRDMAIAKELVRLMADPEPKFILANKVGAHFPVHDKYPDSHAEYSPALPRGRYSDITDTGDRDGFDGEPDDWRRYRNAYRNTLRWNVGAFFGQLLGEGDFSDTLLLYTADHGQILHEDGSPGLTTHCSPQPPMQEGAVPLLAITGGEGGEWARWADENHDKSSHYMLFPTLLRAMGYPSGEVTATYGNSLTMPSTDPMTFNTLFNARLNRKPEWKRVEPGELPQPPALD; this is translated from the coding sequence ATGAATTTGGTGAAGCCTCTGCTGCTTGGCGGAGCATTTGTGCTGTCTGCGGCAAGCGTGACCGAGCGGTTGACCAGTATCGAGAGCACCGGCGGCAAGGCAATCTATCTCATATTGCTCGCAATGTGCTGGATCGGGGTGATCGGCGCGGCCTATATTTGGAATTCTATGTTCCGTTGGATTTGGGCGATTGTTCTGCCGTTAGCCGGGGGCATGATGGGTGTGTTCACCGCCGCCAGCCAGCAGTTCATGACCTATGATGCCTTCGTCAATATGGTCCATTCAGCGGGCTTTATTGGTGATGCGTGGGTGCAGAACCGCAGCGCGTTCTTCGCGATTTTGCCGGCGACCTTGCTGATGATGTTCGGCATCGGGTTAAGGCCGCGGCAGAGGTTACCGCGTTTCCGCCCGGTGCTTTGCGTGGCACCACTTGGCGTTCTTGTCGTACTGACCGGACTGCTATTTATGCGCGGCGGTGACGGCGGACGCGGTCTGCCGGGCGGTTTCGTCGTCTCGGCGTATGGACTGCTGCTGGGGTATGAGAATGTGACCGGCGAGACGGGCCAGCGCAAGGACGTGCTGTTCGCGCCAGAAACCAAGCCGCAACATCGCAACATCGTGCTGTTGGTGGATGAAAGCATCGCACCCGCCTATCTCGATATCAACTCGCCAGTCGGGGTGAATACGCCCCTGTCCAAGGCGCATGACGAACTCGCGATCCATAACTTCGGCGTCGCTGCTGCTGTCACAGGGTGCAGCGTTGGCACCAATGTTACGCTGCGCCATGGCGGCACGCGGGACGCTTATCAGCGTTACAACGCGACCTATCCCTCCGTCTGGGCCTACGCGCATGCCGCTGGCATGCGGACGGTATATCTCGATGGACAGCGCTCCGGTGGAGCAATGCAAAACATGATGGATGACGCCGAACGCGCACTGATCGACGAGTTCAATCAATTTGGCGATGTGCCCGTGGTTGACCGCGACATGGCCATTGCGAAGGAGCTTGTCCGGCTGATGGCTGATCCGGAGCCCAAGTTCATTCTCGCCAACAAGGTCGGCGCGCATTTCCCTGTTCATGACAAATATCCTGACAGCCATGCGGAATATTCGCCTGCGCTTCCCCGGGGCCGGTACAGCGATATCACCGACACGGGTGACCGCGACGGCTTCGACGGTGAACCGGATGATTGGCGTCGCTACCGCAACGCCTATCGCAATACGCTACGCTGGAATGTCGGTGCGTTCTTTGGCCAGTTGCTCGGCGAGGGCGACTTTTCTGACACTTTGCTGCTCTACACTGCCGATCACGGCCAAATCCTGCATGAGGATGGTAGTCCCGGCCTGACGACGCATTGCAGCCCGCAACCTCCGATGCAGGAGGGCGCGGTGCCATTGCTTGCCATTACTGGCGGTGAGGGCGGCGAATGGGCCAGGTGGGCGGACGAGAACCACGACAAGTCGAGCCATTATATGCTCTTCCCCACGCTGCTCCGGGCAATGGGATATCCTTCGGGCGAAGTGACCGCGACATATGGTAATTCGCTGACCATGCCGTCGACTGATCCGATGACGTTCAACACGCTGTTTAACGCGCGGCTGAACCGGAAGCCGGAATGGAAACGAGTGGAGCCGGGCGAGCTGCCACAGCCTCCTGCATTGGACTGA
- a CDS encoding isocitrate lyase, whose amino-acid sequence MTYQSKISALETTIGGAGSPWNAIDPESAARMQLQNRFHTGLDIARYTAKIMRDDMEAYDADPAKYTQSLGTWHGFIAQQKMISIKKHFGGTKQRYLYLSGWMVAALRSEFGPLPDQSMHEKTSVPKLIEELYTFLKQADARELGGMFRDLDAAREKGDEVEAKRIETAVDNYETHVVPIIADIDAGFGNAEATYLLAKKMIEAGACALQIENQVSDEKQCGHQDGKVTVPHEDFLQKIRAIRYAFLEMGVEDGIIVARTDSLGAGLTKQIAVTKEEGDLGDQYNSFLDCEEVDPTNIQNGDVFLSREGKLLRPKRLPSNLFQFRAGTGEDRCVLDSITSLQNGADLLWIETEKPHIEQIAGMVDRIREVIPNAKLVYNNSPSFNWTLNFRQQVFDAWSEAGKDVSAFDRDRLMSEDYDATDLAIEADEKIRTFQRDAAKRAGIFHHLITLPTYHTAALSTDNLAKEYFGDAGMLGYVKGVQRKEIREGIACVKHQNMSGSDIGDDHKENFAGEAALKAGGKDNTMNQFAAA is encoded by the coding sequence ATGACCTATCAATCCAAGATCAGTGCCCTGGAAACGACCATTGGCGGCGCAGGCTCCCCATGGAACGCAATCGATCCCGAATCGGCTGCGCGTATGCAGTTGCAGAACCGTTTCCACACCGGCCTCGACATCGCGCGCTACACCGCCAAGATCATGCGCGACGATATGGAAGCCTATGATGCGGATCCCGCCAAATACACGCAGTCGCTGGGCACATGGCACGGCTTCATAGCGCAGCAGAAGATGATTTCGATCAAGAAGCACTTCGGCGGTACGAAGCAGCGTTACCTGTATCTGTCCGGCTGGATGGTTGCAGCCCTGCGCAGCGAATTCGGCCCGCTTCCCGACCAGTCGATGCATGAAAAGACAAGCGTTCCTAAGCTGATTGAAGAGCTTTACACCTTCCTGAAGCAGGCTGACGCTCGCGAGCTTGGCGGAATGTTCCGCGATCTCGACGCGGCCCGTGAAAAGGGCGACGAAGTTGAAGCCAAGCGCATCGAAACCGCCGTCGACAATTACGAAACGCATGTCGTTCCGATCATTGCCGACATTGATGCCGGCTTCGGCAACGCCGAAGCTACCTATCTGCTCGCCAAGAAAATGATCGAAGCGGGTGCCTGTGCTTTGCAAATCGAAAATCAGGTTTCGGACGAAAAGCAGTGCGGCCACCAAGACGGCAAGGTTACCGTTCCGCACGAGGACTTCCTCCAGAAAATCCGCGCGATCCGTTACGCCTTCCTCGAAATGGGCGTTGAAGATGGCATCATCGTTGCCCGCACCGACTCGCTCGGCGCTGGCCTGACGAAGCAAATCGCAGTCACCAAGGAAGAAGGCGATCTGGGCGACCAGTACAACAGCTTCCTCGACTGTGAAGAAGTCGACCCGACGAACATTCAGAACGGCGACGTTTTCCTGAGCCGTGAAGGCAAGCTGTTGCGCCCCAAGCGTCTGCCGTCCAACCTGTTCCAGTTCCGCGCTGGCACCGGTGAAGATCGCTGCGTTCTCGACAGCATCACCTCGCTGCAAAACGGCGCCGACCTGTTGTGGATCGAAACCGAGAAGCCGCATATCGAACAGATTGCCGGCATGGTTGACCGCATCCGCGAAGTGATTCCCAATGCGAAGCTGGTCTACAACAACTCGCCTAGCTTCAACTGGACGCTCAACTTCCGCCAGCAGGTATTTGATGCTTGGAGTGAAGCAGGCAAGGACGTGTCGGCATTCGACCGTGACCGCCTGATGAGCGAAGACTATGACGCAACCGATCTGGCCATCGAAGCTGATGAGAAGATCCGCACGTTCCAGCGCGATGCTGCGAAGCGGGCCGGCATCTTCCACCACCTGATCACGCTGCCAACCTATCACACGGCGGCGCTGAGCACGGACAACCTCGCCAAGGAATACTTCGGCGATGCTGGAATGCTCGGCTATGTTAAGGGCGTTCAGCGCAAGGAAATCCGCGAAGGGATCGCCTGCGTGAAGCACCAGAACATGTCCGGTAGCGACATCGGCGATGACCATAAGGAAAACTTCGCTGGCGAAGCAGCCCTCAAGGCAGGCGGCAAAGACAATACTATGAACCAATTTGCCGCTGCATAA
- a CDS encoding elongation factor P, with protein sequence MALPVAAAAQGKLDTLPRGTYGCELPGNAAGPAGVPVADAGFKIVNASSYTSPRGSGSYLRTGKTVEFTSGPMRGRKFRVQGRTLLRELDEDGSLGRMRCVLYGR encoded by the coding sequence ATGGCTTTACCCGTGGCTGCCGCTGCGCAAGGCAAGCTCGATACGCTGCCACGCGGCACCTATGGTTGCGAGTTGCCGGGTAATGCCGCTGGCCCGGCAGGCGTTCCGGTCGCCGACGCAGGCTTCAAGATCGTCAATGCGTCCAGCTACACCTCCCCGCGCGGGAGCGGTTCCTATTTGCGGACCGGCAAGACTGTGGAATTCACCAGCGGCCCGATGCGCGGCAGGAAGTTCCGTGTCCAAGGGCGCACTTTGTTGCGCGAGTTGGACGAAGATGGCTCGCTTGGCCGGATGCGCTGCGTTCTTTACGGGCGCTGA
- a CDS encoding M23 family metallopeptidase, with amino-acid sequence MALNFADRVLTIVATATLTSAAWIVGGGSFMRYAEDQKAAETVEATAEAAKAEAVDPAPKDIIRAEPKLDTAAVSQPMADQTDQLVVPVLNVKREDLGDTFTDERSEGEALHEALDIPADKGTTVIAAAPGEVEKIFTSEAGGKTLYVRSIDRETIHFYAHLDEYAEGLKEGQRVRRGQRLGTVGSSGNADNKAPHLHFAILRTSADAEWWEPATAINPYPLLSGNNQRP; translated from the coding sequence ATGGCTCTAAACTTTGCAGATCGCGTTCTTACTATCGTGGCGACAGCCACTTTGACCTCCGCGGCGTGGATCGTCGGTGGCGGCAGTTTTATGCGCTATGCGGAAGATCAAAAGGCAGCCGAGACAGTCGAAGCAACCGCCGAGGCGGCGAAGGCCGAGGCGGTTGATCCTGCTCCCAAGGATATCATCAGGGCCGAACCCAAACTCGATACGGCGGCGGTGTCGCAGCCAATGGCGGATCAGACCGATCAGCTAGTGGTGCCGGTGCTTAACGTGAAACGCGAAGATCTTGGTGATACATTCACAGACGAACGCAGTGAAGGGGAAGCTCTGCACGAGGCGCTCGATATTCCCGCTGACAAGGGTACGACTGTAATTGCCGCTGCTCCAGGAGAGGTCGAGAAAATCTTCACCAGCGAAGCGGGCGGCAAGACACTCTACGTCCGCTCGATCGACCGCGAGACGATCCACTTTTACGCCCATCTGGACGAATATGCCGAAGGTTTGAAAGAAGGCCAGCGCGTGCGCCGGGGCCAGCGGCTCGGCACTGTTGGCAGCAGCGGCAACGCCGACAACAAGGCGCCGCATCTGCACTTTGCGATTTTGCGAACTTCAGCTGATGCAGAATGGTGGGAACCCGCGACTGCGATCAATCCCTATCCGCTGCTGAGCGGTAACAATCAGCGCCCGTAA
- the efp gene encoding elongation factor P, producing MKISGVDIRPGNIIEYETGIWKVAKIQHTQPGKGGAYMQVEMKNLVDGRKTNVRYRSADTVEKVHLDTKDFQFLYAEDESLIFMDKDNYEQIQLPTDLLGEAAAFLSDGMDVTLELYDEKPISVALPDQVEATITEADAVVKGQTASSSYKPAVLENGVRVMVPPHIESGTRIIVDVYERTYVGKAS from the coding sequence ATGAAAATCAGCGGCGTGGACATTCGTCCCGGCAACATCATCGAATATGAAACCGGCATTTGGAAGGTTGCGAAGATCCAGCATACGCAGCCTGGCAAGGGCGGCGCCTATATGCAGGTTGAGATGAAGAACCTCGTCGATGGCCGCAAAACCAATGTCCGCTATCGCAGCGCCGATACGGTTGAGAAGGTGCATCTCGATACTAAGGACTTCCAGTTCCTTTATGCCGAAGATGAGAGCCTGATCTTCATGGACAAAGATAATTACGAGCAAATCCAGCTCCCCACCGATCTGCTCGGTGAAGCGGCTGCGTTCCTGTCCGACGGCATGGATGTGACGCTCGAACTGTATGACGAAAAACCAATCAGTGTGGCTCTGCCTGATCAAGTCGAGGCCACCATCACCGAGGCCGATGCCGTGGTGAAGGGGCAAACGGCCAGTTCCAGCTACAAGCCTGCTGTTCTCGAGAATGGTGTGCGTGTGATGGTCCCGCCGCATATCGAAAGCGGAACGCGCATCATCGTCGATGTGTATGAACGCACCTATGTCGGTAAGGCTAGCTGA
- a CDS encoding amidohydrolase, with the protein MFKTFSTAAVALCFMAVPAQADELKDALADDMPELMELYRDLHANPELSFEEVETAAKMAARFRALGFDVTEQVGKTGVVGVMKNGDGPTVMLRADMDALPLVEKTGLTFASTKRATPASGVETGVMHACGHDTHMAGLIGAAQLLAERKDQWSGTLVLIAQPAEELGEGAVAMLEDGLFTRFPKPDYVVGFHDAAGTPAGVVGYAPGFALANVDSVDITVRGVGGHGARPHTAKDPIVLASSIVMKLQTLASREIAAQDPVVVTVGSFQSGFKHNIISDEAKLQLTVRSYSDDTRKQLLDGIARIARGEAIASGLPEDLMPLVTVADNYTPATYNDPELSNRLAAVFKGRFGDERVFEAPAVMGGEDFGQFRRASPEDTQSLIFWVGGTPMDEYLAAQEDGTVLPSLHSPFWAPDAEKVIATGAEALATSALDLMPVSGS; encoded by the coding sequence ATGTTCAAGACATTCTCCACCGCCGCAGTCGCACTTTGCTTCATGGCGGTGCCAGCGCAGGCTGATGAGCTGAAGGACGCCTTGGCGGACGACATGCCCGAGTTGATGGAGCTCTACCGTGACCTCCATGCAAACCCAGAGCTCAGCTTTGAGGAAGTCGAAACGGCGGCCAAGATGGCGGCAAGGTTCCGCGCCTTAGGATTCGATGTGACCGAGCAAGTCGGCAAAACTGGCGTCGTTGGCGTCATGAAAAACGGTGACGGCCCGACCGTTATGTTGCGTGCCGATATGGATGCGCTCCCGCTAGTCGAGAAGACTGGCCTAACGTTTGCTTCGACCAAGCGGGCCACGCCTGCCTCAGGTGTCGAGACGGGCGTGATGCATGCCTGCGGCCACGACACACATATGGCCGGCCTGATCGGCGCAGCGCAATTGCTTGCGGAGCGCAAGGATCAATGGTCCGGCACTCTGGTGTTGATCGCGCAGCCTGCCGAAGAACTGGGCGAGGGCGCGGTTGCTATGCTTGAGGACGGTCTTTTCACCCGCTTCCCTAAGCCTGACTACGTTGTTGGCTTCCACGATGCGGCCGGCACACCGGCAGGCGTGGTCGGATACGCACCCGGCTTTGCACTCGCCAATGTCGATAGTGTTGACATTACGGTGCGCGGTGTCGGCGGGCACGGCGCACGGCCGCATACGGCGAAGGACCCCATCGTTCTGGCTAGCTCCATCGTGATGAAGCTCCAGACGCTCGCTAGCCGGGAAATTGCGGCGCAGGACCCTGTTGTGGTTACCGTCGGCAGCTTCCAGTCGGGCTTCAAGCACAACATCATCTCGGACGAGGCAAAGCTGCAGCTAACGGTCCGATCCTACAGTGACGATACACGCAAGCAACTGCTTGACGGCATTGCCCGGATCGCGCGTGGAGAGGCGATTGCGTCTGGTCTGCCGGAAGACTTGATGCCGCTGGTAACGGTTGCTGATAACTATACTCCGGCCACATATAACGACCCCGAGCTATCCAATCGTCTTGCCGCCGTTTTCAAAGGCCGGTTTGGCGATGAACGGGTGTTCGAAGCACCGGCGGTAATGGGTGGCGAGGACTTTGGGCAGTTCAGGCGTGCGTCGCCCGAGGATACGCAATCGCTGATCTTCTGGGTTGGCGGCACACCGATGGACGAATATCTCGCCGCGCAGGAAGACGGAACAGTACTCCCATCACTTCACAGCCCGTTCTGGGCTCCCGATGCGGAGAAGGTAATCGCGACAGGGGCAGAGGCGCTAGCTACGTCGGCGCTCGACTTGATGCCTGTCAGCGGCAGCTGA
- a CDS encoding short-chain fatty acyl-CoA regulator family protein gives MTEESLLAGPAIRRLRRRESLTQAAMATRLSISPSYLNLIERNRRPLSARVVMQLVEQFDFDPRSLRQDEAIGGVDGMQRRLADERFAEIDVDRDEIAEWLSAAPNAAAAFVRLFDTAGRQVEAGSDPLVASRREIERWRNHFADLDNLAEELADELRLSRGDIGVALSERLRERHQMSVRILPREVMPDLLRRLDLHARQLQLSEMLEPASRNFQIALQLALLERKGDIVNIAAGANLAEPAAVKLFERHLAGYFAAALLMPYSRFLRACDATGYDLTVLQRRFGVSLEQVAHRLTTLQRVGQRGLPFFMARIDRAGQFSKRFAGASGATLLESENSCPLWVVHQAFERPGTLCTQAVKIEDTGGGPRHWFTMAQTVEGTGSGGEARFAVVIGVEAKLAGDLAQARGTSMRDDAALRIGLGCARCHRPACQQRSLPPGGAGLHFDDLARGVTPFRFGERD, from the coding sequence ATGACTGAAGAATCACTCCTCGCAGGCCCTGCAATCCGCCGGTTGCGCCGCCGCGAAAGCCTGACGCAGGCAGCCATGGCAACGCGGCTGTCGATCTCACCCAGCTATCTTAATCTGATCGAACGCAACCGGCGGCCCTTATCAGCGCGGGTGGTGATGCAGCTGGTGGAACAGTTCGACTTCGATCCGCGCAGTTTGCGGCAGGACGAGGCGATTGGCGGCGTTGATGGAATGCAGCGCAGGCTTGCTGACGAACGCTTTGCCGAAATCGATGTCGACCGTGATGAGATTGCGGAATGGCTTTCGGCTGCCCCTAATGCAGCGGCGGCATTTGTCCGCTTGTTTGATACCGCAGGCAGACAGGTTGAAGCGGGGTCCGACCCGCTGGTGGCTTCCCGGCGGGAAATCGAACGGTGGCGTAACCATTTCGCAGATCTGGATAATTTGGCCGAGGAACTCGCCGATGAGTTGCGCCTGTCGCGCGGCGATATCGGTGTGGCATTGTCGGAGCGTTTGCGGGAGCGGCATCAGATGTCAGTCCGGATTTTGCCGCGCGAAGTCATGCCAGACCTGCTTCGGCGTCTCGATCTGCATGCACGCCAGTTGCAGCTGTCCGAGATGCTCGAACCGGCCTCACGCAATTTCCAGATCGCGCTCCAGCTAGCTTTGCTGGAACGGAAGGGCGATATTGTGAACATTGCGGCCGGTGCAAATCTCGCTGAGCCTGCGGCTGTGAAGCTCTTCGAAAGGCACCTTGCGGGGTATTTCGCCGCAGCGTTGTTGATGCCTTACAGCCGCTTCCTGAGAGCATGTGATGCGACCGGCTATGATCTTACCGTCCTGCAGCGCCGGTTCGGCGTCAGCCTTGAACAAGTTGCGCACCGGTTGACTACATTGCAAAGGGTCGGCCAGCGCGGCTTGCCATTCTTTATGGCCCGGATCGATAGGGCAGGGCAGTTCTCGAAACGCTTCGCCGGGGCCAGCGGCGCAACTCTGCTGGAGAGCGAGAATTCATGTCCTTTATGGGTAGTGCATCAGGCATTCGAACGCCCCGGCACTCTGTGCACCCAAGCCGTAAAGATTGAAGATACGGGCGGCGGTCCGCGCCATTGGTTCACTATGGCGCAAACCGTTGAAGGGACCGGGAGCGGCGGTGAAGCAAGGTTTGCCGTGGTCATCGGCGTAGAAGCAAAGCTAGCCGGTGATCTGGCGCAAGCGCGCGGTACGAGCATGCGCGATGATGCGGCGCTGCGGATCGGCCTTGGCTGCGCGCGCTGCCACCGTCCCGCATGTCAGCAGCGTTCTTTGCCACCCGGCGGTGCGGGATTGCACTTTGATGACCTCGCGCGCGGCGTAACGCCATTCCGCTTTGGAGAACGGGATTAA
- a CDS encoding SLC13 family permease, which translates to MAAMAVTIGMFIAFARGRLSTEIISLLTIAIIAVGLYFFPLPGTGQTDGLQLAFSGFGHYALITICALMIMGRGLVVTGALEPAARFLEKVWKFNIQLGLLVSLLLAFFLSMIVNDTPVLVLLLPIFVSLAARGAMPASKTLIPLNAAVLIGGMATTIGTSTNLLVVSIARDLGMPPMSVFHFTPIVLMAACVALPYLWLVMPRLLPDNSVTDMQEKRRFYARLRVGEGSQLIGQTIEQIKAKLPDEFNFEETPIGPIHAQQRLRVSGTHEVLEDGIRSLRGEVAPTWVLERIERNATTRGEDITVIEMTVTADSRLIHRTLPTSGIADLYGVAVLGIHRPKSLLAQQEIRTEAGDLRIAEGDVLLVMGLGRELNDFADNDSLLKLDGAKEMPRRSKALVALAIMFGCVGTASVGLFPIAIAALGGAILMFLTGCVKFDRVGRALSAKVIVLVAASIAIGRVILESGAAAWLGEVMASGLQYLPPALVLAAIMLFVTLLTNFASNAVAATVGTPIAFSISSQLGLPPEPLILAVLFGCNLCYATPIAYQTNMLIMGEGGYEFKDYIRTGVPLVFLMVTTLSVLLVVTYGM; encoded by the coding sequence ATGGCCGCTATGGCCGTGACGATTGGGATGTTCATCGCATTCGCGCGCGGACGGCTCTCGACCGAGATCATTTCGCTTCTGACCATCGCCATCATCGCGGTGGGGCTATATTTCTTCCCGCTTCCCGGCACGGGCCAAACCGACGGTCTGCAACTCGCATTCTCGGGTTTTGGCCATTACGCGCTGATCACAATTTGCGCGCTGATGATCATGGGGCGCGGTCTTGTGGTGACGGGTGCATTGGAGCCTGCCGCCCGCTTCCTTGAGAAGGTGTGGAAGTTCAACATCCAGCTGGGTCTGTTGGTCTCGCTGCTGCTGGCTTTCTTCCTCTCCATGATCGTTAACGATACGCCGGTGCTGGTTCTGCTGCTGCCGATCTTCGTTTCGCTGGCTGCACGCGGGGCAATGCCAGCCTCCAAGACGCTGATCCCGCTCAACGCGGCGGTTCTGATCGGCGGAATGGCGACGACTATCGGCACATCGACCAACCTGCTGGTTGTCTCGATCGCGCGTGACCTTGGTATGCCTCCGATGAGCGTGTTTCACTTCACGCCCATCGTCTTGATGGCTGCCTGCGTCGCCTTACCATACCTGTGGCTGGTTATGCCCCGCTTGCTGCCGGACAACAGTGTCACTGACATGCAGGAGAAACGCCGGTTCTACGCCCGCTTGCGGGTAGGTGAAGGTTCGCAACTGATCGGCCAGACAATCGAGCAGATCAAGGCGAAGCTGCCAGACGAATTCAACTTTGAAGAAACCCCCATCGGCCCGATCCATGCGCAACAACGACTGCGTGTTTCCGGCACGCATGAAGTGTTGGAGGACGGTATTCGCTCGCTAAGGGGCGAGGTGGCGCCGACTTGGGTTCTCGAACGCATCGAACGCAATGCGACCACGCGAGGTGAGGACATTACCGTCATCGAAATGACAGTGACGGCCGACTCGCGCTTAATTCACCGCACTTTGCCGACTTCTGGGATTGCGGACTTATACGGCGTCGCTGTGCTGGGCATACACCGGCCTAAGTCGCTTTTGGCGCAGCAGGAAATTCGTACCGAAGCAGGCGATTTACGGATCGCGGAAGGTGACGTTTTGCTGGTGATGGGCCTCGGGCGGGAGCTCAACGATTTTGCCGATAATGACAGCCTGCTGAAGCTCGATGGCGCCAAAGAAATGCCTCGCCGGTCCAAGGCTCTGGTAGCGCTGGCGATCATGTTTGGCTGTGTCGGCACTGCTTCGGTCGGACTGTTCCCGATTGCGATTGCGGCGCTGGGCGGGGCTATCCTGATGTTCCTGACCGGTTGCGTAAAATTCGACCGCGTCGGCCGGGCATTGTCGGCCAAAGTTATTGTGCTCGTGGCTGCCAGTATCGCGATCGGCCGCGTCATTCTGGAAAGCGGCGCCGCGGCGTGGCTTGGCGAAGTGATGGCCAGCGGGCTGCAATATCTGCCGCCAGCATTGGTGCTGGCAGCCATCATGCTGTTCGTGACCTTGCTGACGAACTTCGCTTCCAATGCGGTTGCTGCGACTGTCGGCACACCGATTGCCTTCAGCATATCGAGCCAGCTTGGCTTGCCACCCGAGCCGCTGATCCTCGCAGTGCTGTTCGGCTGTAACCTGTGTTATGCGACGCCGATTGCCTATCAGACCAATATGCTGATCATGGGCGAGGGCGGATATGAGTTTAAGGATTACATCCGTACCGGTGTGCCGCTGGTGTTCCTGATGGTCACAACGCTATCTGTTTTGCTGGTCGTTACTTACGGAATGTAG
- a CDS encoding inositol monophosphatase family protein — protein sequence MSQISGVIRVMERAARKAGGRLRRDFGEVEHLQVSRKGPADFVSKADQVSERTLYDELLYARPDWGFELEEGGTIEGDPTKPRWVIDPLDGTTNFLHGIPHFAISIAVQEPRLDGKGWGEVIAAVVYNPVTDETFWAEKSRGAWLQDARLRCSTRNRMSDAIIATGIPFQGHGNFAEWSAIFAEVGPNVAGIRRFGAASLDMAWVAAGRFDAFWESDLNPWDTAAGGLLIREAGGFVTDYRGRSNPICDTQVIAGNDAMHSRLHKIITTSLKEAAK from the coding sequence ATGTCACAAATTTCTGGTGTTATCCGCGTCATGGAACGCGCAGCGCGTAAAGCGGGGGGCCGCTTGCGCCGCGACTTCGGCGAAGTCGAACATCTGCAGGTAAGCCGCAAGGGGCCCGCTGATTTCGTTTCAAAAGCCGATCAGGTTTCGGAGCGTACGCTCTATGACGAACTGCTTTACGCTCGCCCTGATTGGGGTTTCGAGCTCGAAGAAGGCGGCACGATCGAGGGCGACCCGACAAAGCCGCGCTGGGTTATCGATCCGCTCGATGGGACGACCAACTTCCTTCACGGCATCCCGCATTTCGCCATTTCGATTGCCGTGCAGGAACCTCGGCTGGACGGCAAAGGCTGGGGCGAAGTTATCGCTGCCGTTGTCTATAACCCGGTGACGGACGAGACGTTCTGGGCAGAAAAATCGCGCGGCGCTTGGCTCCAAGACGCTCGGCTGCGTTGTTCGACGCGCAACCGCATGTCCGATGCGATCATCGCGACAGGCATACCGTTTCAGGGCCATGGTAACTTTGCTGAATGGTCCGCAATTTTTGCTGAAGTCGGTCCAAACGTGGCAGGCATCCGCCGCTTCGGTGCGGCATCGCTCGACATGGCCTGGGTTGCAGCCGGACGATTTGATGCGTTCTGGGAAAGCGACCTTAACCCATGGGACACAGCGGCTGGCGGCTTGCTGATCCGCGAGGCTGGTGGCTTTGTAACTGACTATCGTGGACGCTCGAATCCGATTTGCGACACGCAGGTGATTGCTGGCAACGACGCCATGCATTCACGCTTGCATAAGATCATTACAACTTCACTGAAGGAAGCAGCTAAGTAA